The Montipora capricornis isolate CH-2021 chromosome 3, ASM3666992v2, whole genome shotgun sequence genome window below encodes:
- the LOC138041940 gene encoding uncharacterized protein, translated as MHQRITLDHGKVVDRETIRRILQVLYPEGVSQRARHKLRRRKYISKGPNYIWHIVGYDKLKPFGFCIHGAIDGYSRRIMWLEVGPSKNNPRVIANYYHDCVKQVGGVPHILRGDAGTENGHVAAMQRFLRRNDRDEFAGRKSFLYGRSVANQRIEGWWAFLRRSETDWWINYFKDLRDQGLYNDDDPVQVECLRFCFLPVLQHELERVAKHWNLHKIRPSCNELSPHGRPDTIYFLPEVTNTMSYLHNTANEDLQVTKDVCCVIQLRLFQLWRRN; from the coding sequence ATGCATCAAAGAATTACACTAGATCATGGTAAAGTAGTGGATAGAGAAACAATTCGTCGAATCCTGCAAGTCCTTTATCCAGAAGGAGTTAGTCAACGCGCGCGCCATAAGTTACGGAGACGAAAATATATATCCAAAGGCCCAAATTACATATGGCACATTGTCGGCTATGATAAACTAAAACCATTTGGGTTTTGCATACATGGAGCGATAGATGGATACAGCCGTCGTATCATGTGGCTCGAGGTTGGTCCATCAAAAAATAATCCTCGTGTAATCGCTAACTACTATCATGATTGTGTCAAGCAAGTGGGAGGAGTACCTCACATCTTACGTGGTGATGCAGGTACTGAGAATGGGCATGTTGCTGCCATGCAAAGATTCTTAAGACGAAATGACCGCGACGAATTTGCAGGGAGAAAAAGCTTCCTATATGGCCGTTCAGTTGCGAATCAACGAATAGAAGGCTGGTGGGCATTTCTCCGAAGAAGCGAaactgattggtggattaattACTTCAAGGACCTAAGAGATCAAGGTTTGTACAATGACGACGATCCTGTGCAAGTAGAATGTTtaaggttttgttttcttccagTATTACAACATGAGCTAGAACGTGTTGCAAAACATTGGAACCTTCATAAGATTCGGCCCTCGTGCAATGAATTGTCTCCCCACGGACGCCCAGATACTATTTACTTCTTGCCAGAGGTGACAAACACAATGTCGTACCTTCATAATACTGCTAATGAAGACCTGCAGGTCACAAAGGACGTTTGCTGTGTGATCCAGTTGAGGTTATTTCAGCTGTGGAGAAGGAATTAA